Proteins from one Drosophila gunungcola strain Sukarami chromosome 3R, Dgunungcola_SK_2, whole genome shotgun sequence genomic window:
- the LOC128252115 gene encoding LOW QUALITY PROTEIN: pre-mRNA 3' end processing protein WDR33 (The sequence of the model RefSeq protein was modified relative to this genomic sequence to represent the inferred CDS: deleted 1 base in 1 codon), with the protein MDVSQPPPQLLTAPSALATNFTSLPPPNMGGQHYRHYHPHHGSNKHGYNQFKPFMPGGFQRPFGMSQDDFDGKRLRKSVMRKTVDYNASIIKALENRLFQRDHRDRLALQPDSIYVPHMLPPSAYLDNPSNAVTTRFVKTATNKMRCPIFTLAWTPEGRRLVTGASSGEFTLWNGLTFNFETILQAHDISVRTMVWSHNDSWMVTGDHGGYVKYWQSNMNNVKMYQAHKEAIRGISFSPTDSKFVSGSDDGTLRIWDFMRCQEERVLRGHGADVKCVHWHPHKGMIVSGSKDNQQPIKIWDPKSGIALATLHAHKSTVMDLKWNDNGNWLVTASRDHLLKLFDIRNLREEVQVFRGHKKEASSVSWHPIHEGLFCSGGSDGSILFWNVGTDKEIGCVETAHDSIVWTLAWHPLGHILCSGSNDHTIKFWTRNRPGDLMRDKYNLNTLPASLAALDECEYDDAIIPGMGPEDRVEFTESLTADKGFIPGLDLDPSRALNDRDREKKVPYSKPIPRNFQVNWAGPRRADDPSVLSIHDELAAREAKDSTSGLNHQQISENTMEGILASGMLNGLDPQTIVGVLVYNRFIRVHPDSRLMAAIRQGTEFLNKYIDAGKLEELNDVVPVRERSRSVSPTVEARGEVVSPPTKKSRFEPRQHNAQLVCVRELLQLKKPFVQSLVTAKAQQPNTEFVDEPPLEQRERERERERERDGDRDRERQGDRDRGRERERDQSGGRPNPWASNAPWSNNGNSGGNAPNGFGNNGADGFNDRDRDFQKSGNNGGGGGQRRRRGNNNSGSGGGGGGGGGGGGGGGGRNRGRNNNRRY; encoded by the exons ATGGACGTGTCGCAGCCGCCGCCGCAA CTCCTCACCGCGCCCTCGGCGCTGGCCACCAACTTCACATCGCTCCCGCCGCCAAACATGGGCGGCCAGCACTACCGCCACTACCATCCACATCACGGTTCCAACAAGCACGGCTACAACCAGTTCAAGCCCTTCATGCCCGGCGGCTTCCAGCGGCCATTCGGGATGTCCCAGGACGACTTCGACGGCAAGCGGCTGCGCAAGAGTGTGATGCGAAAGACTGTGGACTACAACGCGTCCATCATTAAGGCTCTGGAG AACCGCCTTTTCCAACGCGATCATCGGGACCGCTTGGCCCTGCAGCCTGACAGCATTTATGTGCCCCATATGCTGCCGCCCTCCGCTTACCTGGACAACCCGTCTAATGCGGTGACGACAAGATTTGTGAAGACTGCCACGAACAAAATGCGCTGTCCCATTTTCACGCTGGCCTGGACGCCGGAGGGCAGGCGCTTGGTCACCGGGGCCAGTTCTGGCGAGTTCACGCTCTGGAACGGACTGACCTTCAACTTCGAGACCATTCTGCAG GCCCACGACATTTCGGTGCGAACGATGGTGTGGTCGCACAACGACAGCTGGATGGTGACCGGCGACCATGGCGGCTATGTTAAGTACTGGCAATCCAACATGAACAACGTGAAGATGTACCAGGCGCACAAGGAGGCGATTAGGGGAATAAG TTTCAGTCCCACGGACAGCAAGTTTGTTAGCGGCAGCGACGACGGAACTCTGAGGATATGGGACTTCATGCGCTGCCAGGAGGAGCGAGTGCTACGAG GACACGGAGCAGACGTCAAGTGTGTGCACTGGCATCCGCACAAGGGAATGATCGTCAGCGGGAGCAAGGACAACCAGCAGCCCATTAAAATCTGGGATCCCAAGAGCGGAATCGCTCTGGCCACTCT ACATGCTCACAAATCCACCGTGATGGATCTGAAATGGAACGACAATGGCAACTGGCTGGTCACCGCCTCCAGGGATCACCTGCTCAAGCTGTTCGACATTCGCAACCTGCGGGAGGAGGTGCAGGTTTTCCGTGGCCACAAGAAGGAGGCCAGCTCAGTGTCGTGGCATCCCATTCACGAGGGTCTATTTTGCTCTGGCGGCTCCGATGGCTCCATTTTGTTCTGGAATGTTGG CACCGACAAGGAGATTGGCTGTGTGGAGACGGCACATGACAGCATTGTGTGGACGCTGGCCTGGCATCCGCTGGGTCACATTTTGTGCTCCGGCTCCAACGATCACACGATCAAGTTCTGGACGAGAAACCGTCCGGGAGATCTGATGAGAGACAAATATAATCTGAACACATTGCCCGCCAGCTTGGCTGCTTTGGACGAGTGTGAATATG ACGACGCTATCATACCCGGAATGGGTCCCGAGGACCGGGTTGAGTTTACCGAAAGCCTAACGGCCGACAAGGGCTTCATTCCTGGCCTGGATTTGGATCCGAGCAGAGCGCTAAATGACCGCGACCGGGAGAAGAAGGTTCCCTACAGCAAACCCATTCCGCGAAACTTCCAGGTGAACTGGGCTGGTCCCCGGCGAGCGGACGATCCCAGTGTGCTCAGCATCCACGACGAACTGGCCGCCCGCGAGGCCAAGGACTCGACGAGCGGACTGAACCACCAGCAGATCAGCGAGAACACCATGGAGGGCATCCTGGCCAGCGGCATGCTCAATGGCCTCGATCCCCAGACAATTGTTGGGGTGCTGGTGTACAATCGATTCATTCGCGTCCATCCGGACTCCAGACTGATGGCTGCCATTCGCCAGGGCACCGAGTTCCTCAACAAGTACATCGATGCCGGAAAGCTGGAAGAGCTCAATGACGTGGTTCCAGTGCGGGAGCGCTCGCGATCCGTTTCGCCCACGGTAGAGGCACGTGGCGAGGTGGTTTCACCGCCCACCAAGAAGTCCCGCTTCGAGCCGCGCCAGCACAACGCTCAGCTAGTCTGCGTCCGAGAACTGTTGCAACTCAAGAAGCCTTTTGTGCAATCGCTGGTCACGGCGAAAGCCCAGCAGCCCAACACGGAGTTCGTGGACGAACCGCCACTAGAGCAGAGGGAAAGGGAGCgcgaacgggaacgggaacgagACGGTGACCGCGACAGGGAGAGGCAGGGCGATCGGGATCGCGGCCGTGAACGCGAGAGGGACCAATCGGGGGGCAGACCCAATCCCTGGGCTTCCAACGCCCCCTGGTCGAACAATGGCAATTCCGGTGGCAATGCGCCAAATGGTTTTGGCAACAATGGCGCAGATGGCTTCAACGACCGCGACCGAGACTTCCAAAAGAGCGGGAATAAcggaggaggtggtggccaGCGTCGTCGGCGTGGCAACAATAATTCCGGCTCTGGTGGTggcggaggaggtggtggtggaggtggcggaggaggcggtggcAGAAATCGCGgacgcaacaacaacaggcgCTACTAA